The following coding sequences are from one Candidatus Nitrohelix vancouverensis window:
- a CDS encoding DUF177 domain-containing protein gives MERHPLLFNVDEISEDGVKIDLLGNRELFKINDDDCSLTQDVSLQGDIRKIYEELYFKGVFETQAKLLCCRCLGPVVRSLKGEAYCKFVPKGLEPELGAEMEIDPAGIDVEYFDGNTVDLILTVRDAILLAAPSAITCGEQCRGLCSQCGVNLNKKTCDCQTGIEVDPRFEILKSLKFKNK, from the coding sequence ATGGAACGTCATCCTTTGCTTTTTAACGTCGATGAAATTTCGGAGGACGGCGTTAAAATTGACCTGTTGGGCAACAGGGAATTATTCAAAATTAACGACGACGATTGCTCTCTCACGCAGGATGTCAGTCTGCAGGGAGACATACGAAAAATATACGAAGAGCTTTATTTTAAAGGCGTTTTCGAGACTCAGGCGAAGTTGTTGTGTTGCCGTTGTCTGGGGCCGGTCGTTCGTTCATTGAAGGGCGAAGCCTATTGTAAATTTGTTCCCAAAGGGCTGGAGCCGGAATTGGGCGCCGAGATGGAAATCGATCCTGCCGGGATTGATGTCGAATATTTCGACGGCAATACCGTGGATTTGATATTGACCGTTCGAGACGCTATTTTATTGGCGGCTCCATCTGCCATTACCTGCGGCGAGCAATGCAGGGGCTTGTGCAGTCAATGCGGGGTGAATCTGAATAAGAAAACCTGCGACTGCCAGACCGGCATTGAGGTAGACCCGAGATTTGAGATACTGAAATCACTGAAGTTTAAAAATAAATAA
- the rpmF gene encoding 50S ribosomal protein L32, with the protein MPVPKKRMSKSRQGNRRSHDHLKVSAFNECPQCHEMKRPHHICLHCGFYKDKEVMEVESI; encoded by the coding sequence ATGCCAGTCCCTAAGAAGAGAATGTCCAAGTCCCGTCAGGGAAACCGAAGGTCTCACGATCATTTGAAAGTATCTGCATTCAACGAATGCCCCCAGTGTCATGAAATGAAACGGCCTCATCACATTTGTCTGCATTGCGGTTTTTATAAGGACAAAGAAGTCATGGAAGTCGAATCCATCTAA
- the xerD gene encoding site-specific tyrosine recombinase XerD — MNSTINAFSDYLIIEKRLSANTVSAYDRDMRRLASLFKDRPLESLGTQDLRQALLAFRKSGLSSGTVARALSSMKMFYKFLKTEGEIQADPAHILESPRRGRKLPDTLSLEEVDRLLEAPDLELAPGRRDRAMLEVLYGTGLRVSELIALKRTDLDLQAGYLRTMGKGSKERVTPLGDEAVIAVDDYCKTARPALDKGKNSSFLFLTQRGKGMTRQGFWKILKSYVQKVGIRKSVSPHTLRHAFATHLLERGADLRSVQMMLGHSDISTTQIYTHILQDRIRSIHNKYHPRS; from the coding sequence ATGAACTCGACAATCAACGCTTTTTCAGATTATTTGATCATCGAAAAACGTCTGTCCGCGAATACGGTGAGCGCATACGATCGGGATATGAGGCGACTTGCGTCCTTGTTTAAGGATCGACCCCTTGAATCGCTCGGAACTCAGGATTTGCGCCAGGCGTTACTGGCTTTCAGGAAGTCGGGTCTATCGTCCGGGACGGTGGCCCGGGCCTTGTCTTCGATGAAGATGTTTTACAAATTCCTGAAAACGGAGGGCGAAATTCAAGCCGACCCCGCGCATATTCTGGAATCCCCGCGTCGCGGTCGCAAGCTCCCTGACACCTTGTCGCTCGAAGAAGTGGATCGTTTGCTGGAGGCGCCCGATCTGGAATTGGCGCCGGGCCGTCGCGACCGTGCCATGCTTGAGGTTCTGTATGGAACCGGCCTGCGCGTTTCCGAATTGATCGCCTTGAAGCGGACCGATCTGGATTTGCAGGCAGGCTATCTTCGTACGATGGGTAAAGGCTCCAAGGAGCGAGTGACTCCATTGGGCGATGAAGCGGTGATCGCGGTGGACGATTATTGTAAAACAGCTCGGCCCGCGCTGGACAAGGGGAAAAACAGTTCATTTTTGTTTCTCACGCAGAGAGGGAAGGGGATGACGCGTCAGGGTTTCTGGAAGATTCTGAAAAGCTATGTGCAAAAAGTTGGTATCCGTAAATCGGTTTCCCCGCATACATTACGACACGCTTTTGCAACCCATCTTCTGGAACGCGGAGCCGATTTGAGGTCTGTTCAAATGATGCTGGGTCATTCCGATATTTCAACGACACAAATATATACCCATATCCTGCAGGACAGAATTCGATCCATTCACAATAAATATCATCCACGTTCCTGA